CGACACACCCCGCGACGCTCCCGAGTCCTCCCGGACCGCCCGCCCAACCGCCCGAAGCACTAATGCATGCTGCACTTATATCTGCACATTATTGCTAATTTCCTATTCCATTAGCTGAATTTCAGTCACCTATGTATACCTATTGTACTCGAAAAAAACTGACATGCTTTCTAAAGCATGTCAGTTTTTTCGTTTTTCGTTCTTCGtcatattcttttaaaaaatacgcTACCTTTTCCATTAAGGTGGGGTTTTATCTTCAGGCAAGAGATTCAGTAAGGTATTTGTCTTGGTAAAAAGTTTTccgtcgaaaaaaaaaatgaatattggTACAAAAGTCTAGTGGTATTACTGTCATCTGAATCATATCTtatgaagtttattttatttgccaaACGGACAGTTACATTAGTTTAAAGGTGTATCTGCCCTGTATATATAAGCACCTTgtacatacttacctatgtaaGGTGAATGTTTCATAAGTTTCAGGAGCTCTATTTTACGTGTGGTGTAGGTAGGTGGCTTTTGTAGAAATTAGCTAGTGATGTGCGCATGTGCAGTTATCCCGCGGGATAGCATCGATTGCTTCGGCACTCCGCTCGCTACCAAACGCCTCCGCGGGAATATATATAGGTCAGGGATGATTTACATAACGTACAGGCTTCGATCGGTTTGAACACTTACTAGCGAGATTACACCCAAATATCTATTCAATTCAGGAGACTTCAAAACATCCTTACTCTTCTAGTTATAGAATTTCAGCTTTGCAGTACTTTATTGAAATAATGATGTAGGTAACCATTGGAGCAAAACGTTTATTGATTGATAGGTTGTAGTAAAAGAAAacaaagtttttgtttcattcgtttatatttaataaacaaagtgCAATTCAGAGTTAACCCTAACAATTGAACAAATGTTGGGGACAACGGGTTGTCCCATTGCCGACGGAGAGATGCCGCACGAGTTCTATCCAATACAAAGATAGAAACCCGCGTGTGCGGGTTGCGGCGCCCACCGTCCGGGTCGTCACACAACCTCTAGCGAATGGTAAGaagatataacaataaataaactgatGACTTAAAAACATTGACTTGTAATCATATCCGGTCCGCAACTTCCATCGGACCGTCTAAGATTATTTTCAGCAAAACCTCGGAAAAGGAAAACATTACAGGAGCCTTGCGAGGGTACATTCGCTTGTCGGTTGTACCCGCGCACTCTCTCTGCTTACACCACGTTTTCCTTTTGAGAGGTTCACAATGTTTTCGAATGAAATGAATACGATGACTTAGAACAACAAACGTAACAATCGATGATGACGGAGCAGTAAACTGAACTTGTCGAATGTTTCCGAGTGTGGCAGACGAGCGGCAGGACTGTCGGATGTCAGGATATAGTGTACCTGTGCTTATCAACTGATCGTGCTTCGCATCTGTCAATATATAGGCACCTTTGTGTATACCCTCTATGTAACGAAAAACCGGTTCATGTTACAACTTCTTGtacttataaaatgttgtatatctTATAAAATGAGTTATATATTACATGTACATGTTTGAAACGATGGTCGTATCTGTTTGAATTAATTTTCGAAGAAGAAAATTTTACAagctaatattattttcagcatACGAATTACTGTAACTGTATGGAAAGAAGTACAAACGTgatattaatatgtaatttaattatttgtaaaagtCGTTCCGAAAGACCCAGATatgactttattaaaataatatttgtttaactaCAACTTTTAACGAACGATTTATTAAGCTATAGCCATGGGTATTTTACCATTTATAACAATATCGACCCGTTCACAACGAGGCATATCACAACCTGTACCAATTGAATCAACATTGTTTGTAAAGTTCTATACTAGCTACTGACACAAATATATCCGAAAATAAAACTAGGGATTATAACCACGATTCATGGAATCGAACAAGAAGGAAACAAAGGGCCATTGTTTCACCGCCCAAACTCTAAACTGTACAATAGATTTCAAGAATCGAAGAAGTTCTAACaaagtttaatttttaaatgcgAATCAGGTCGTTCAACGGTAAGAAGGAAGACGTTTTTGTGCAAATATTTTCTGCCGCAGTCTTGTCTAGTGGGTGGCCACTTGCAGCGGCGAGGGTCGCGGGTCGCGGCCCGACGACCACTGCGCCGCGGCGCCGTGGCGTGGCGGCTTTAGTGCCTGTATAGCACGTACTGCCACTTTATCGCAGGGGGCGACCGTTCCGGGGACGGAACGTCTGATACGGAACCGCTCATGGAAACTCGTGACATACCCTAAGGGAAATATCGGGTGTAGAGTACGGGATTGATTCCACTGAGCGTGACGACCATTTGTCATTGTATTCTTGGAAGAAAGGGTACACAATCGCTGAATTTTTCAAGGGGTTAAAAGACGTTAGTCGGATGGGCAGTTATTTGTTGAACGTACAGGGTTGGCAGTCAGCGGTAACTTATGTCTACAGGggggcgcgggcggcgaggCAAGCGGCGGCAACTCCGGCGTCGCGGCGTCACCGTCCGCGCCACTTCGCTCATCACAACTTAACAAATATTCGCGGTATCACAGAACTTTTCGCATGCGTATCCGCAAGCGGGCGGGTCGCTACGACACCATGATGTGTGGCGCGGACAGCAGCACGGCTAGCGTGGCGATGATTGTGAACAGGGTAAAGATAATAAGGCACAGTCTGTCCACGACCATGGCGGCGAACTTCCAGTCGCGCGAAATGTCCGCATCTTCGTCGTCCTTGCGCATCTGGAAAATTTTACATCATGTCAAACTCTCtgctatgtaggtatgtgttaaACATCCACTAAGGCAAAGGCGGTGGTTTAGGTACCTGATCTGTGATGACTCTGATCTCCTTCAGAATGAGGGAGAGCTCGTAGTCGACACCGAAGCAACTGTGCGCCGCCAAGCCCGCGCCATTCTCCTCACCCCCCCTGCAACAAGTACGCTCTGTAGATACCGGCTACTTGCGAACCCTACACTACAGGTGGAGCCGAGGAACGGAGGGCACTACGGGAGTTATGCCGATTCGATGTTAAAGACCAGACCCAGATGTAGAAGTAACTAATCGAAAAGTGAAAATTATGCGATGGCCCGTGAAATAGTAAGTTGAATTGATGTtcaatgtttttgaaaattcgTGAATTAGCTGTTAGGGTCGGGTTTACTGCGGAACGTTCGAGGCTGGGGTGAATTATCGTAACCGTGCTATTTACGGCGAGTAGTGTTCGTGTAGATCGTCGAGGGACCTGTAGTATCGGCAGCATTGCGGCTGCTGCGCTTGCGGGTGGCGGAAGTCGTCGTCGATGTCGAGCACGTTCGCTAGGAGCGACTTGGAGGAGCGCTCGCGCAGCTCCAGgtcgggcggcggcggcacgCGCGCCGGCGGCGGCGTCGTCGCCGACCCGGGCCGCGACATGCGCAGCACCCACGGCAGCCAATACAGGAACACGCAACGAATCTATACCAGCGAACAACAAATCAACATGTTATCACTCTAGATTTGCCTGCTTTCAATTACATTATCAAAACAATTACGAACCCAATCACTCATTTCGTGAGTGTCTGCGTGCCGGTGGTGGTAGTTGAGGATCAGTATGGTGGAGACGACGGAGGAAGCCACCATGAACATGATGCAGTTGAAGTAGGTGCCGAGCAGTGGCACGGCGTCCGACGTCGCTGGCATCGTCTCCGCCACCATGTTGAGGAACACCGTCAACGACAGTAATATCGTCACACCTGACCAAATAAATTAACGTTGTTACGTCTTTCAAGATACCAACccagagaaaaagaaaaaactacttGAAAATGTATGTGTTACCTAAAGACAACTTCTCTCCGGAGTCTGGAGGTAAGGTGAACCCCAACAGAGCCATGGAGGCGATGAGCACGCAGGGCACGATCAGATTGAAGAAGTAGTAGAGCGTCTTCCGCCGGATCACCACCGCAAACGTGATGTCGATGTACGGCTCCGGACAACAGTTGTAGTAGATCTCGTTGCGCTTGCCGGGCACTCCTACGTCACAAAGTATAACTGAACACCTGATTTGCTTTACACATCATAAAAAATAAGCTTTATCGATCGCGTTTAGTAGCATCAATTAAAAAGTTAATGACCTGagtttgaaataaaagaagaatTACTGTTTCGCCGCCATTAAGTAGTCGTAAAGATAGCGTATAAAATGCTAATCCGGATGTagtgattataataaattatattacctatTAACTCCCATTCGCCATTCGTGACAAAACTGCTTATATCTCCACCCCCTTCATCCTGTAGTTGTAGATCCAactgcaaattaaataaaatgttaacgaCACTGTAGCAGACACATCAAAAGTCAAAGGCGACGAAAGGAGACGAACAAACTGCTTCTTAAGGAGGTCTGCTTATCAAATAATTAGGTTAACTTCCAGACCTGATAACCATCATAAGTCCAGCTGCCAAACTTCATCTCGCAACGTTGGTCGTCGAAGGGGAACCAGGTGATGTCGATCTTGCAGGTGCTCTTGAAGATGCCGGGCGGCACGTACAGGCACGAGCCGTTGTTGCGCACCACCACGTTCGTTGGATACGTGCTGTCGAACCCTTCGTCCGCGCTAAGTAATCAAACATGCGTATTAAAAGTAAGATCGACGTgtttattgaacattttatGACAGAATAAGAATTTTAgtggaataaattaattatgtaatacACCATATACGTATATTTCAAATTTTTAAAAgtggtaa
Above is a window of Helicoverpa zea isolate HzStark_Cry1AcR chromosome 1, ilHelZeax1.1, whole genome shotgun sequence DNA encoding:
- the LOC124640723 gene encoding neuronal acetylcholine receptor subunit alpha-7 isoform X1 — encoded protein: MGGRARRSHLAAPAGLLLLLCLLWPRGARCGYHEKRLLHHLLDHYNVLERPVVNESDPLQLSFGLTLMQIIDVDEKNQLLITNIWLKLEWNDMNLRWNTSDFGGVKDLRVPPHRLWKPDVLMYNSADEGFDSTYPTNVVVRNNGSCLYVPPGIFKSTCKIDITWFPFDDQRCEMKFGSWTYDGYQLDLQLQDEGGGDISSFVTNGEWELIGVPGKRNEIYYNCCPEPYIDITFAVVIRRKTLYYFFNLIVPCVLIASMALLGFTLPPDSGEKLSLGVTILLSLTVFLNMVAETMPATSDAVPLLGTYFNCIMFMVASSVVSTILILNYHHRHADTHEMSDWIRCVFLYWLPWVLRMSRPGSATTPPPARVPPPPDLELRERSSKSLLANVLDIDDDFRHPQAQQPQCCRYYRSLDDLHEHYSPGGEENGAGLAAHSCFGVDYELSLILKEIRVITDQMRKDDEDADISRDWKFAAMVVDRLCLIIFTLFTIIATLAVLLSAPHIMVS
- the LOC124640723 gene encoding neuronal acetylcholine receptor subunit alpha-7 isoform X2, with amino-acid sequence MGGRARRSHLAAPAGLLLLLCLLWPRGARCGYHEKRLLHHLLDHYNVLERPVVNESDPLQLSFGLTLMQIIDVDEKNQLLITNIWLKLEWNDMNLRWNTSDFGGVKDLRVPPHRLWKPDVLMYNSADEGFDSTYPTNVVVRNNGSCLYVPPGIFKSTCKIDITWFPFDDQRCEMKFGSWTYDGYQLDLQLQDEGGGDISSFVTNGEWELIGVPGKRNEIYYNCCPEPYIDITFAVVIRRKTLYYFFNLIVPCVLIASMALLGFTLPPDSGEKLSLGVTILLSLTVFLNMVAETMPATSDAVPLLGTYFNCIMFMVASSVVSTILILNYHHRHADTHEMSDWIRCVFLYWLPWVLRMSRPGSATTPPPARVPPPPDLELRERSSKSLLANVLDIDDDFRHPQAQQPQCCRYYRGGEENGAGLAAHSCFGVDYELSLILKEIRVITDQMRKDDEDADISRDWKFAAMVVDRLCLIIFTLFTIIATLAVLLSAPHIMVS